In the Ranitomeya imitator isolate aRanImi1 chromosome 2, aRanImi1.pri, whole genome shotgun sequence genome, AATAGGAGAACAATGAGCGAGTACTCGGCTGCCACCTAACCTTACATTAATCCCGGTTAATATTTGTACAGCTCATGTGACCCTTCATTTACTTAAGAAATTAGTACAAGTTTGGAGAAAGTTTTCGGTTTTAAACTTGTAGGACGATTTTCAGGAAATCTGGGCAGAACAGGATGCAGCCATGAAATGAAGAAGATCAGTGTTTTGCACACAGTTTTGGGGATCACATATTTTTTTGAAGATTAACCGATGTTGCCCTGATTGACAAAAGATTGAATGCTGATATGAGGGGATACCTGGAGATCATCATCCTAATGACTCTAATGAGTTTGGCCAGCCTACTGACCTCCAGATGTCCAGACATCTGCAGCTGTTCTCCAGGAGTTGTAGACTGCTATGGAAGAGGTCTCTATTTCATCCCAGAGGATTTGAATGAGGACACTCATACCATTCTCCTCGCCTATAATAAACTCACTGCCCTGAAGATGTTATCATTTCATAATTATCCACACCTTAATCGCCTGGAGTTACAGAATAACCTAATATCCTACATTGATTCTCAGGCCTTAAAGAACCTTCAGAACCTTAGCTACTTGGATCTCAGCAGCAACCAGTTGTCCACCTTAAAACCAGAGGTTTTGAAGCCATTGTCCAGTCTAAAAACCTTAAACTTGGGGAACAACCGTATTTCTTGGCTGTCGGGGAACGTCCTGGAGACCCTCGGAAATCTTACCACGCTTTATATACACAACAATGCCTTGACTGGCCTAAGGGTGGACATTTTATATAATCTACCAGCCTTAACACATCTAAGATTGGATGGAAACCCCTGGGTATGCACCTGTCAGATTCAGTATCTGTTGTCTTGGATGATAGAAAATGCAGAGAAAATTTATGGTAAGAGTCTACTTAGGATAATTTGTCCTACAGGATCAGGTATACTGAGGCAACGTTATTGAGGCTGTGTCTTTCTAAGGATGGCTTCTCGTCCAATAATTGGAAGACTTTAGATTATTTGGGAGACTTGATTCAGTTCACAAAGATGTAATGTACTGTTCTCTAGCTAAGACTATTCTTAATATTTGACAAACCCCAACTAGGGCACCTACTAAATGCTGTGATTGAGATGAGATTATGTTCACAGCCTTAAAAGACGATCATTTGGCTAGGACTATTAAGCCGCACATCTCATTAAATGTGTAATTAGGTGATACGTTCTAGATTGGAGGGGCATCCGACCTACAATAATCACTACAATGGGGTGCTGTAAATTACTTGTTGTCAAATGTAGTCTATCTCTATTAGTAGTCAGCAAGACAGATTATAAAAATTAGTGGCATTTTTTTTCTCTAGAGGGAGTGgctttttctctctacaggaagtgaggggtgGGTTTTTGTCTATTTGCAGGAAATGTAGGCAGGACTTTtatctctacagaaagtggagATGGATCTTTGTTGCTATAAGAGGGGGGCTAATCTTTGTACAGGAAatgtggggtgggtctttgtctctgcaAGAAGTAGTAGAGGGTCTTCGTGGGGGGTCTTTGAGAGTCGTTTACATACATGCATCACAGAAAGGCAACTTTTAGATTACAGCAGGTAAGCCAGTTGACTGTGCCAGGATCAATTTAGACTGAGAAATCAAGGAAAGAAAGTTCTTGCACCCATAGTGCTGGGAGAATGTGAATGAAGAAGAACCACCCATTAGATGGCAAGTTCTAGTGCTGAAAAATCAGGACAGTTCCCATACATATTGGACTAAGATGTGAACCAGAAGAATCTTTAAATTGCGGGAGATTAAGGGTAGAAAGACCAAGGTTTTATCAGGTACGCctctacaaaatatatatatatttattttattttagggtTTTTGTTTGTCTTTCAGAAAAAGAACGAACTTTATGTGGTGTCCCAAAATATCTGGACCAGTATCCAATCCTGGAAATTGAGAGTGATTCTTTTGACCACTGCCAGCACTTCTTCACGCTCTATGAATACCTATATTTCCTGCTAATCGGCATGGCGCTTTTCCTGAGCAGCATTATCCTCTGCTTGGCAACTGGGTCACTCATTGTTTCTTATGAACGGTTGTTGCTAAAAACCCAAAGAAAACCACATGTGTATAGGAGGAAGGCAGGAAGCGGGACAATGTAACCAATGGCCAGCACATACCagtatgctgtatatagagagaaaATTAGGACCTTACCTGCTCATGTATTTGCTTGATGAAAATGTTACGGAACCCTTCAGTTACAAAATAAGGAAATATATTACTTTATTTTAAACATCATAATCTCCTCTTCTATGACCCCGTCTATCTAAAATTGCAATCCAAAAATATATTTTATGTATTCCTTAGTACACATCCATTGTGTCTCCACTACAATTTTGGAAAAGGGCTTTGACTGCCCAATGGAGGGCAGAGCACTAGAAAGTCCAATGAAAAAGAAATAGAAAGTCCAATTAAAAAGAAATAGAAAGCCCATAGAAAGAAAAGACCTTTCATACCTATGGAAGAGTTTCCAGGTATTTTGAGCAAAGCTGAAATTGACAAGTAGGAGatactcaccaacaccggagctcctgcaaccctcaacctactgtctccttccccataatcctgtagaatgtaaccccgcaagggcagtgtcctcgcccctctgtgtcagtccgtcattgttagtttgtttactgtatgtgatatctgtaacttgtatgtaacaccttctcatgtacagcaccatggaatcaatggtgctatataaataaataataataataataataataataataaataataataatactgcagaAGCCATGTCGCCGGGCTAGGATTATACTGAATCATCAGGTGCAATCCTAATCCATAAAGCTCGCATTTTGCAGTCACACTTAGGGTGCCCTGATCTGATGCTGAATTATTGTGGGGtctgaatagttttttttttttggggtgggggttaTATGAATGGTGTGGTCTGGGGTCTCTGTAAATGGAGCAGGGATGTATTTATGGGTGGACAAACACATATCCCGCATAGAGGGACTCTATTGGGACCATGACACCACAATCCAAAACTGGTTCTATGCGTCTGTAATTGCAACCAAGAAAATTATACCCCAACCTTCTGTCAAAACCAATCCAAACTATCTCAGCCAAAAACACAGGAGGACTGGCAAGAGGAAAATGGCGATGGAAGAAGACTTCTGTATCTCTCAGACTGGCTTTTCCCATATTTCAGGACGTAAAAAAGTCATAGGAATTAAATACATGAAAACTGATTTTTCAAGAACTTTTATTTATAAATCTCCTTTAAATAATGTTCACATTGAGTGGCATATACAGAAATGGTTACCCAGAGAACGTAATGACTGAGCACTCAAGAATATAGTCTGAAATACAAATCTGTAAAAACAAATTATagcaatatatatttatataggaaATATATATACCGTAATATATATAAACATACATCTGACATCACCCCTCATACTAGAGACTCAAGCCTGGAATGATGGCTTATCACCTGTGATCGCCAGTAGCTGTGGAACTACAAGTCACATCATGGCAGGGACATGTAGTTCCACCACAACTGACAAGTCAGAGGTAGAGTAAGCCTTGTTTACTGTAAATCGTGTTACTTCAGTGAAAATAAATTGTCATGTACAGACTTACATGCCCTAAATGTTCTGTAGAGTGTAATTACACATAGACAGCGACACCGTTCATGTGCAAGGGTAAATTCTATGTAGTCCAAAGcgtcatcattagtgatgagcgagtgcactcgttgctcgggttttccagagcacgctcgggtggtctccgagtattttttagtgctcggagatttagttttcatcgccgctgttgaatgatttacagctactagccaggctgagtacatgtgggggttgcctggttgctagggaatccccacatgtaatcaagctggctagtagctgtaaatcattcaacagcggcgatgaaaactaaatctccgaacaccaacaaatactcggagatcacccgagcgtgctctggaaaacccgagcaacgagtacactcgctcatcactaatcatcataTGTCATTTCCCAGTCagtttttatattctttttatcaTGTAGCACACAGACCAATCTAGACTATAGTTAATTAAAGTGAGGAAATTAGGTATATGATGGTCATACATACAATATAGTGTAAGTAAATATGAAAGCAGCAAACCATGAGGAACACATccataataataaaatattacagaATTGCCAATACATACAATagaaaggaagaaaaaataaaaaaaaaattaatgataaAACATGACATATATTAAATATCAGGAGTTAAAGGGGATGTCTGATTTAGAAAACCCATTCAAAAATAGGCAAATAAAAAAACCCGTTAAGAGTGTATCTAGCTTTGAAGGACCTGGCAAGTCCATAAATTACAGGGACTAGGCTATTAATTTCATTACCATATAATCATTTATTTCACCTGTAGGGGCACTGAAATGGTACACTTTCTGCCAGTTTTCTTACAGATCACAGGTGATCGCTAATGGTCTCAGCAGCATGACAATTAAGTAGATTTAATTATTTGTAGCAAAATAAAAGATTGTCTAAAGTAGAAATCCCCTTGGTCATGGTGCAGTAAAGCTCCTGCTGCGGCATTGTGGCTGACGCCAgttattttactgtgtaaatcaaTTACCTAGAGAGGCTGGGCATTTTGTATAGGTCCAGAGGTCTAAATCTTCTACTTATTGACCCATGGAAACATGTCATTGATCAGACTGTAGCACTCGCTTTCATCTTTTAAAAGATTATCATTGTCAGCAGCACATTGCCCCATAAAACAGTGTATGCTGCTTATAATACGCACGCTCTGTATGGACCGCATTATCGTATTAGCAATACGGAGTTTGGATTGGTCATGTAAAAAAGGGCTTTTAAACGAGCGGCAACGGAGTTATTATACTGTAATTTTGAAGTGAAAATAACCTTTAGGGTAGGTTGCCATGTAACATAAATGCAGGAGATTTTCCATTTAAGTTTCCAAGACAGAAATCTTGCTGGTGTTTATAAAGGTTTTTATTTTCTTCCAAAATTGTATCCGTAGCATTTCAATGTATCCTGCGGATGCTATTTTCATTACAAAGAGTGAAACATGCTGCTTTACTACACCATATTTCAAGGACATGCCCGATGGGAACCTACCCTTACGCCGGTTGCACTTGTATGGCATGTTCGCTTTGAGTACTGTCCTCAATCTCCGGACTGGCTGGAGGTCTCCTGACCCGCACTCAACAACCTCATAAATGCCCACGAGACTTTTGAGTTCAGGGCAAGAGACCACAGTACTCAGATCATGAATTTCAAATGTGTGAAATCGGCCTTTACGAGGGGAGTATGGGATTTTTGTTACAATTTTATAAGGGGAGGATTTAAtaaatgtattaataaaatatataaGTGAATGCACGAATGTAACACAGAGGCGGCAACTAGTTTACTAGCCACAGTCACCTAAAAACCACTCAGTCCAGATGAAATGGGCCAGTAAATTGCTACTGCTTTAGATAACGAAAAAGACGTCATTATCATACGAAACCGTCGAGTGGGTGAGTACATTATCAGCAAGATTAGCTATAAGAAAACCGTAAAATAAgcatataaaataataatttgGCGATGACTTCATACATTATATAGATATAGTAATGTCAAATGACTGTAATGTTACAAAACAAAATCACTTCTAACAACCCAAGTACCTCCAAAACCAGATTAAGGTATGGAAAGAAATATGAATTAAATGATCAAACATTTTTTGTTAGCATTGGACCATTAGGTGGTGGACTATAAGAATTTTTAATTTTGCCAGTTAGACTTTGTAAAGTTGGGCTCTTCCAACAATTGTCATGCTATAGAGTTACAACTCCATACATCCTATGCATTCCCAGGTGTTAGAGGCGGATATAAAAATGTTATGATTTTAATATTGAATTGGTAGTCTTGATTCAAAAACTTAAAATAGCCTCAATATCCAAGGGGAAGGCACCTGAAAATACATGTCCTTGTGTATCAAAACTGGCAACAAAAGTTGCTCAAAGCAAATCATAAATCTGTCATTTTCCAAAGGCAATACAAAAAATAGCTAAAAGTGCATTCTGATTGGTTCACATCTCTCTTTTTGATATATGAGGTCCATCGATTGCTATATGTAAATTTGGGTTGCAACATTTTTTAAATTCTGCCCAACTCATAATTAGGGTCTACAGTGATTTTATATCTACATCTGATGATCCAACACAGATTCTGCCCCATTTGGTGGTAAGAATTGAGCAACTTGCAGCGCTATTCTTTCCACCAAGATGGCGGACTCTACAAAAAAACCATTCAGACTCTATTATATGCGCTGTCAGCGCCTGTCATTATGAAGCAGAAATGACAAGGAGCAGCATGACCTGTCAACTGAGGATTTGTTGTGATATGGTAATTTTATATTAGTTGACAAGTAAATTATATAATTCAGAGTTTGACAGTGTCAAAATACCAGGAGTACCCCAAAAGCATAATAGTGGGCTTTAAAGGTCATTTGGAGTAGACTCTGGAAAAATCACTTCCCCCCATCGTTTATTTCGTATTTGTTGATTCCCAAATAACCTTATGGACCATGTTGGTGACATATCCTTTAGAGAAAATTTATCATTTACTGGCATTGAAAAGTCACAAACATCACAAGTGGCATTTTTTGCACCAGCcctgttctttaaaaaaaaaaaaaagtgacgagcttaccaaaaagtataaaaaaattttttaaacaatgTTCACGCGTTGTGTATTTTCAgcgtttttatgcaaattttcagctttggtttacagtaccaacaaagtcTATGacgtttcagaaatctcatgcacagagcttgtttttttttctcagtattttgtgcaaaacCTTGTTTTTTTgccaaatgcagcatgtcacttttttcatcGTTTTTCACCCGTTGAAAGGAATGTGTGATGCATAAAATGCAGGTATCAAGTTCTGCTTTGTTTTTGGTGCCAAAatctgatgaagtagaatcagattttttttatgcactaaactttatcagcatacgCAGGAGACAAATGTGCCCTTACAAAAACAGAGtaaaaaagcaacaacaaaaagcaaagaatgcAACAAAAACTATGCAAAACCTACTTTTTGAGGCAAGTTTCTTACTGcccagagagcaggttttgccttaggaaaaaaacgcagcaaaaatgcaacgtgtgaacatagcctaatgaaTTCCTCCTTATTTATGCATTCCTCATGCTATAATTGAAACAAGCACATATTATGTATAAATAGGATAAGGACCCACAGAAACATGTCCCCAGTTGGGCTCGAAGGATCCCAATCTGGCaccagatatacagctctggcaaaaattaagagaccaccacatcaaaaccctgtcatgggcagcccaatctccagacctgaaccccacgaaaaacctctggaatgtaatcaagaggatgagggatagtcacaagccatcaaacaaagaagaactgcttacatttttgcgccagaagcagtgtgaaagactggtggaaagcatgccaagatgcatgaaagctgggattaaaaatgtacatttcactcaaaaaattacctataaagtgaaaaattagagaaactgaacattttgcattgatctcttaatttttgccagagctgtatttcggTATTTTTCTGAAGGAAAAAAATGGCAATAAACAGAAAAGGATAGTGCCAACTCACAGTTGCAGTTTATAGGAGGCCAGCGTGCACGACCATTGATGTTTAGCAATTGCAGGAAAAAGAAgaaatgttccagcttctggtaacattttcagagtaatctttattccatcaaaaaaaaaaaaacaattaaaaaatatagtGAACAGGAACAAGCGACGCGCTTCAAACACGGTTGTTGTTTTTATCAAGCTTGATATAGAACAACCGTGTTAGAAACGCGTTGCTTGCTCCTGTTCCTGTccactatattttttttaatttttttttatggaatAAAGATTACTCTGAAAATGTTACCAGAAGCTGGAAAGTTTCTTCTTTTTCCTGCAATTGTTTGATACTACACCTGCAATTAGTTTGGTCCACCAGGGAACTAGATGGACCTTCAATGATTCCTGGTTCTGATATTAAAACAATTCCATCAAAACCTGATAGTGGATCCGTTAATAATCTATTAGTCCCTAAGTAATTGTACAGCATAAACCTGTTGTCTATTTCTTGTAGCTCTCCTGCtgctgtgaaactacaactcctagCATGTCCAGATAGCTGTGGACTTTCCAGGCTGTCAGCAGTGCTGTTTAAATCCCACCTCCAATGCCATCCAGGAACTCCCTTGAACCTGCCAGGAAAGCCCACTTTTGGGAAAGGATTACGTAAGCTCCACCCTTTTCAATGTAGGGCATGCCGAATTTGTCCGGTCTGAATTGGGACGGTCAGTAATTTTGGTACCATCTGGAGAGCTGCAGGGTGAAGACCACAGGCCTATGCAAAGATGACATTATAGCTGCACTTATCTTGCATATCTCCTCTTGATATTAAAGAAGGTCAGACAATTATATATAACTACAGTCAAAAATACATATAGTAATAACTGTAAATGGTGGGGTAATATTGTTAACTAAAGTCACTTTTTTTCTCACACAGATTACAGATAATCCATGAAAATGGCCATTTTTATAGCCAGATATAACACTTTATGGAGACATACCTAAATGAAAAGGTAACGTGCTTGAAAATATtatttttactaaaaaatataatgGCCTCCCACTGAGATTACATGTGACAAGCCCAAGTAATGGCCAGTTAGGATGTCTGTGAAAAATGTTTGCTTCCGTCATACTACATggtgaaaattggaaaaaaaatgttgcatgAAGCATGGATGTGAAATCAATCAGTTCCCAGCTGAAATTTTTTACCCAAGATACGGAAATGAGAGTCCTGATCTGATTGGCCATCTTTTTACGACTGGTTCTCAAATCTACATATACTTACACAAGAATACAAGTTAAATTCTTAAAGGAATTGTCAAAGATTAAAAAACTAACAAACAACGCTTTGCTTCTTTTCCAGACACTACAGCACTCTGTCCATGGGTGGTGTCTGGCATTACAGCTCAATACTGTGGTAATTACATAGAAATAAATGAGCTGCAATATGGCACTCAAACCATCGACAAGAGGTGCATCACTtccagtaaaaacaacaaaaatactccTTTTTTCCTCACCGTTTAAGGGAATGTCCCAACTcaggaagttatcacctatccacagctgAGTTGATCCAACCGATTCCAAAAACAGAGCTCCAAAACGCTCCTCTCTAATTCATCGCGTATGGGACTACAGCAGATAGCCtgcagataggtgataacttgctgaattGGGGCAAGCCCTTTCAAAGAAACACTCCCATAAAAAatatttatcctcttaatatgttgcaatcatattatatagcactatgtacttacaattgctcattttgtctttctacctagCTAATTCTTCTCTCTGCTCTATGTTGAAACTGGAGGTCTCCTGTCCCTGTAGAAATTATTTCCCTCTTTAACTCTTGACcctgctgctccctcctccccgtcAGGGACTTTTGCTGTGACGTATGAGTCATATGGTGAAAATTGATCTCCTTTTTGTAcaaagagcttagaaggattcagctagtcagtttttaatacgtgatgtcatagacctaatggaaaagagaacaatTAGATGGGTAGAAACGCAAACTGAGCAATTGAaaatacacagtgccatataaataatatgatgactgcaatatattaagaggataaaaattttcaTGGGAGGAGCAGGGCTTCTTTAATTGTAAAAGTAAAACCTAAGAGACTGTCAAGAGCAGATTTTCACATTTCGTATAATACATGTGCAGAAATATACATCCCATGCGTATTAAAGACATTTTTTGCTGATGGGAAAAAAAGAAGGTGATGATGATTTGCATTACGATAATAACACAGATACagcagcaaaaaatatatataaaaacaaaataaaaataaataaataaaaatattcaaaTATTGTTCTGTTCGTCCATTTAAATGCTTGATTTACAGAtttaaaaaaataggaaaaaaggtGGAGAGAAGGGCAAATTTAGTAGGCGGAAAAAATACATCTGTTCATTTCTCTCCAGTAAAGGTTTGAAGTGTAAAATCCAACCATCGAGCCAGGTGTAGTGAGCAAAGGGGTATGGGGGTATATGTGGAAAACATGCAGTCCCAGAGTCCTGTTGTGACCTCTTTCTTACCAGTTATGCAAATGTGAATTGCGTTGCTCTTAGGTCCATTATATACCATCCACAAGCCAGAACAGTCACTGTCTCTCTTCTTTGTACTACACCACAGTGCTAACAGAGGGATCGGACAGATTTAGCTGACCCGTGATGTCAGTTGGATGGTATTgctgtaaaatacaaatatacagaGAGGAAAGGTGAGGATCAACTGGGGCCAAGCCTGGACTCTGCCGATGTAGCTTCTGTTTCATTCTGCAGAGTTTTATGTCTGTAAAAATGACAATACGGTGGGCCAGTTATATACTCTGATGGTTTACTGGCTGCTTAGAACATTTGTTACACTAATAACAATATACAGGACACACATTGGAAGTCACTGTCTCTATTTGATATGTATTACAACTGGAAGATGTAAGTGTATTAATGTATGAGAAGTGCAAAAAGTTGTACTATAAAGAGAGAGTGTTTGAAATCCCGGCTGCTAATAATATAATGCTGCTGTAAAATGTCTACGGTGTGAAAATGactattgtaatcctgcctcttaaGTACAAGAAtgtgactataatactgctcctatgtacaagaatataactactataatactgcccactatgtagaagaatataactaatat is a window encoding:
- the LRRC26 gene encoding leucine-rich repeat-containing protein 26 is translated as MRGYLEIIILMTLMSLASLLTSRCPDICSCSPGVVDCYGRGLYFIPEDLNEDTHTILLAYNKLTALKMLSFHNYPHLNRLELQNNLISYIDSQALKNLQNLSYLDLSSNQLSTLKPEVLKPLSSLKTLNLGNNRISWLSGNVLETLGNLTTLYIHNNALTGLRVDILYNLPALTHLRLDGNPWVCTCQIQYLLSWMIENAEKIYEKERTLCGVPKYLDQYPILEIESDSFDHCQHFFTLYEYLYFLLIGMALFLSSIILCLATGSLIVSYERLLLKTQRKPHVYRRKAGSGTM